One region of Acidobacteriota bacterium genomic DNA includes:
- a CDS encoding gamma-glutamyl-gamma-aminobutyrate hydrolase family protein (Members of this family of hydrolases with an active site Cys residue belong to MEROPS family C26.): protein MPTRIAVSHLRRPNDYFEAVDKTGAVTIVADWTECDAALLLDGVDGLLLTGGRDVDPGYYGQAPHPTYQRAEAGRDDFEIELARLALERDLPVLGICRGMQLLNVVCGGTLWQDLPSELTGTPLDHKVSTPLDAVAHDVAFDGETRIGRILARAPGARDGRVPVNSRHHQAVKHLAPGWTVAGTAPDGVIEAMERPDSRFCLAVQWHPENFWRTGEFDVLFDALVAACAEAASRRRG, encoded by the coding sequence ATGCCCACGCGCATCGCCGTCTCGCACCTCCGGCGGCCCAACGACTACTTCGAGGCCGTCGACAAGACGGGGGCCGTCACCATCGTCGCCGACTGGACGGAGTGCGATGCCGCCCTCCTGCTCGACGGGGTCGACGGGTTGCTGCTGACGGGGGGCAGGGACGTCGACCCGGGGTACTACGGACAGGCGCCGCACCCGACCTACCAGCGGGCCGAGGCCGGGCGCGACGACTTCGAAATCGAGCTCGCCCGACTGGCCCTCGAGCGCGACCTGCCGGTGCTCGGCATCTGCCGCGGCATGCAGCTGCTGAACGTCGTCTGCGGCGGGACGCTCTGGCAGGACCTGCCGAGCGAGCTGACCGGTACGCCGCTCGACCACAAGGTGTCGACGCCGCTCGACGCCGTCGCCCACGACGTCGCCTTCGACGGGGAGACGCGCATCGGGCGCATCCTCGCACGCGCCCCCGGAGCCCGCGACGGGCGGGTCCCGGTCAACAGCCGCCATCACCAGGCGGTCAAGCACCTCGCGCCGGGCTGGACGGTCGCCGGCACGGCCCCCGATGGCGTCATCGAGGCCATGGAGCGGCCGGACTCGCGCTTCTGCCTGGCCGTGCAGTGGCACCCGGAGAACTTCTGGCGCACCGGCGAGTTCGACGTGCTGTTTGACGCCCTCGTCGCGGCCTGCGCCGAGGCGGCGTCGCGCCGGCGGGGCTGA
- a CDS encoding TRAM domain-containing protein: MGGDLMQIGTEITLVVEKPVAGGRMLARHEGRVVLVSGTIPGERVVARVERVQSQLAQAATIAVLEPHAARRDDNPDPACGGMTYAHIAYDHQRHLKALVVADAFARQARVALDPLPPVAASPERGYRMRTRLHVRGGRIGSFREGSHDLCDIAVTGQVLPETVAVLRDLEAGLSQHGVERLEAVEVMENLDATQRVLHFDDGPARERLGRSLLDRLAALPGVTGVSHARGGRRAGAAARVGDRLDAFTGPGTDAGDTLVGRQAQAFFQANRFLTPPLVQAVLARLEAGPVVDLYAGVGLFAMAAAAAGLGPVVAVEGDEVSATDLVANVAPLAGRVTVVHAAVETFLARRRDRPIRSLIVDPPRTGMSREAMAGVLSAGARRLVYVSCDVATLARDARRLLDTGYDLASIEAFDLFPNTPHVEVLAVFDRQA, from the coding sequence GTGGGTGGTGACCTGATGCAGATCGGGACCGAGATCACGCTCGTCGTCGAGAAGCCCGTCGCGGGCGGGCGCATGCTCGCGCGACACGAGGGGCGTGTCGTCCTCGTCTCGGGGACGATTCCCGGAGAGCGCGTCGTCGCGCGGGTCGAACGCGTGCAGTCGCAGCTCGCGCAGGCGGCGACCATCGCCGTGCTCGAACCTCATGCCGCGCGGCGCGACGACAACCCCGATCCCGCCTGTGGCGGCATGACGTACGCGCACATCGCGTACGACCATCAGCGTCACCTGAAGGCGCTCGTGGTTGCCGACGCCTTTGCCCGGCAGGCCCGCGTGGCGCTCGACCCGCTGCCGCCGGTCGCCGCGTCGCCCGAGCGGGGCTACCGGATGCGCACGCGCCTGCACGTGCGGGGCGGGCGCATCGGCTCCTTCAGAGAGGGTTCGCACGACCTCTGCGACATCGCGGTGACCGGACAGGTCCTGCCCGAGACGGTCGCCGTGCTCCGCGATCTCGAGGCCGGCCTGTCGCAGCACGGCGTCGAGCGGCTCGAGGCCGTCGAGGTGATGGAGAACCTCGATGCGACCCAGCGCGTGCTGCATTTCGACGATGGTCCGGCCCGTGAGCGTCTCGGCCGCAGCCTGCTCGACCGGCTTGCCGCCCTGCCGGGTGTCACCGGGGTGTCGCACGCGCGAGGCGGACGGCGAGCCGGCGCGGCCGCGCGCGTGGGCGACCGCCTCGACGCGTTCACCGGTCCCGGCACCGACGCCGGCGACACCCTCGTCGGGCGTCAGGCGCAGGCCTTCTTCCAGGCGAACCGCTTCCTGACCCCGCCGCTGGTCCAGGCCGTCCTCGCGCGCCTCGAGGCCGGGCCGGTCGTCGACCTGTACGCCGGGGTCGGGCTCTTCGCCATGGCGGCTGCGGCCGCCGGGCTCGGCCCGGTCGTGGCCGTGGAGGGCGACGAGGTCAGCGCGACCGACCTCGTGGCAAACGTCGCGCCGCTCGCCGGGCGGGTCACCGTGGTGCACGCCGCCGTCGAGACCTTCCTCGCGCGGCGGCGGGACCGCCCGATCCGTTCGCTGATCGTCGACCCGCCGAGGACCGGCATGTCCCGCGAGGCGATGGCCGGAGTGCTGTCCGCCGGCGCGCGCCGCCTCGTCTACGTCAGCTGCGATGTGGCCACCCTCGCGCGCGATGCCCGGCGGCTGCTCGATACGGGGTACGACCTGGCGTCAATCGAGGCGTTCGACCTGTTCCCGAACACGCCGCACGTCGAGGTGCTGGCCGTCTTCGACCGCCAGGCCTGA
- a CDS encoding biotin--[acetyl-CoA-carboxylase] ligase yields the protein MTALPGALPHAWGVVAADLGVPASWTRTTHLFDVVTSTNDVASALASAGAPEGTMVVAGEQTAGRGRRGRSWSSPSAGGVYFSVVLRPGARAEGPDTETMLWTLMAAVAVADGIERASGLRPDIKWPNDLGVARPATAAEGAGWRKLAGILAEGVVTGGTVQHVVLGVGINVARAERDVRAPSTSIEEETGVVVSPARLWACCAASLARRRGQLTAEGPSPVLDAWRARAPSSVGSRVSWRGESGPRNGWTAGIDDTGALRVESLGEIVTFVGGELSWEDLGRDG from the coding sequence GTGACCGCTCTTCCCGGGGCCCTGCCCCACGCCTGGGGGGTCGTCGCGGCCGACCTCGGCGTGCCCGCGTCGTGGACGCGCACCACGCACCTCTTCGACGTCGTCACGTCGACCAACGACGTGGCGTCGGCGCTCGCTTCGGCTGGCGCGCCAGAGGGGACGATGGTCGTCGCCGGCGAGCAGACCGCCGGCCGGGGCCGACGGGGGCGGAGCTGGAGCTCGCCCTCGGCCGGGGGCGTGTACTTCTCGGTCGTGCTGCGCCCAGGCGCTCGCGCCGAGGGGCCCGACACCGAAACGATGCTGTGGACGCTGATGGCCGCCGTGGCGGTGGCCGACGGCATCGAACGCGCGTCCGGGCTCCGGCCCGACATCAAGTGGCCGAACGACCTCGGCGTGGCACGCCCGGCAACCGCGGCCGAAGGGGCCGGCTGGCGCAAGCTCGCGGGGATCCTCGCCGAAGGGGTCGTGACCGGCGGGACGGTCCAGCACGTCGTGCTCGGCGTCGGCATCAACGTCGCGCGCGCCGAGCGTGACGTGCGGGCGCCGTCCACGTCGATCGAGGAAGAGACCGGAGTCGTGGTGTCACCCGCGCGTCTCTGGGCCTGCTGCGCCGCGTCGCTCGCGCGGCGCCGCGGGCAGCTGACGGCCGAGGGGCCATCGCCGGTGCTCGACGCATGGCGGGCCCGCGCGCCGTCGAGCGTTGGCTCGCGCGTGTCGTGGCGAGGCGAGTCGGGGCCGCGGAACGGGTGGACGGCGGGCATCGACGACACCGGGGCGCTGCGTGTCGAGAGCCTGGGTGAGATCGTCACGTTCGTCGGCGGCGAGCTGTCGTGGGAGGACCTCGGTCGTGACGGCTGA